Part of the Bryobacteraceae bacterium genome is shown below.
GCATGGGACTATTTCAGCGTTTTCAGGTATTCCACAATTGCTTCGGCATCTTCCTGCTTTAACTTGAAAGCAGGCATCGGCGGACCGGCCGGGCGCCCGCGCGGCGTAAGCCCCGTGGTGAGGTACTTCACCATGGCCTCCTCGCCGCCCCAGCGCTTCCATAACCGCCCGGAGGGCGTAATGTCGGGCGAAGTCTTGTGCCAGTCTTCGATGGTTTCGATGGGCTGCACCTCCATCACTTTGCCCTTCATCCACTTTTCGCCGTCCAGTTTCCCGTCGGCTGTTTTGGGAGTATGGCACTCGGCGCACTTGCCCACCTCGACGGCGAGGTAGCGCCCCCATTCGGTCTTCGACATTCCGTCCGGCGGAGCCGCGACGGCGGCAAGAGCGAAAGAAAAGAGAAGGATCGGACGATGAGGAAGCAGCATTCGTCTACGATGTTATAATCCGGAGTCAGCGAGCGGCAAGCGCCTGCACGGCGGACCGTTGCATCTGGAGAGGGCCTGATGGACCTCGACCAACTCCACACTTTCCTGGAAATTGTCCGGCTGAAGAGCTTTTCGAAGGCGGCGCAGACGTGTTTCCGCACGCAGCCGGCGATCAGCGCGCAGGTCCGGCAGCTCGAGCAGGAGTTGAACGCAAGCCTGTTTGACCGCCTCGGGACGCGGATCGCGCTTACTCCGGCGGGGCGGATCTTCGCCGAATACGCCGAGCAGATTCTCGATTTGCGGCGGCGGGCCGGCGAGTCCATCGCCGAACTCGAACGGAGCCCGCGCGGCGAGCTCGTGATCGCCGCCAATGAAGCCACTTGCATTTACGTGCTGCCCAAGGTGTTCTCGGAATACAAGGACCTGTTCCCAAACATCCAGTTGCAGGTGGAGCGGAGCTACGGGAGCCGGATCGTAGAGGCGGTGGTGGACAACCAGGCCGATTTCGGGGTGACGCAGTTGCCGGTTGCCGACAAACGGGTCCAGGTGGTGCGCGTCTACTCCGACGAGATTCAGGCCATCGTGCCGCCCGGACATACGCTGGCCGCGTCCGCCTCGGTCCGCGCCAAGGACGTGCTCCCCTACCCTCTGCTCATGCCGAGGTCGGGGACGACGAGGACCCGGCTCAATGAATGGCTGGAGATCGTCGAGCCGGAACTCAATATTTCAATGGAACTCGACGCCACCGAGATGGCGAAGCGGTTCGTGATGGCCGGGCTCGGAATTGGATTCGTGGCTTCGTCCCATTGCCGGGAGGAGGTGGCCGAAGGGCGCCTGGTGGCGCGGCCGCTGGGGCCGGAGCCCATGCTGCGGAGCGTCGGTCTCATTTACCGTAAGGACAAATCGTTCTCCAAGGCGGGATTGGCCTTCATCCAGGTGATTCTCGATCACGCCGAGGACGACGTAGGCGCCGCAGTGGCGCAAAAGGCCTAACGGCCAGAGGGCGCGCATCCGATCACACAGCAGACCGGGTGTTCGATAAGAAGAAGAGGGTAGTTTGGAATGGAACGGCTGACAATGCGTATATCGACGGTCGTGGTATCGGCCGGGCAAGAGACGAAGGTTTACCACTCGATCGGCGAAGTGCCGACGAATCTGCGCGAGCGCGTGATCGCCGCCACCAACGGCGACGACTCGATGACGCTGTTGATCGCCGACGAAGCCGGCCGGCGGGAGTTGATGCGGTCCGCCGGCGGGCATCCGGCGCAGGTGAGTTCGAAACTGATCGACTCCATGACCGCCGGCATGGGCGCCAGTCGCGAAGCCGCCCGCTGGCGGCAGAGGCAGTGGGCCGAAGTAGCCCTCGTCGCCGGAATCGGCGTCTGCCTCTGGCTGCTGGCGCGCTGGGCCTAGGAGTCGCCTGCGAGGCTATTCTTCGTCGACGTCGCCTTCGGCCGAGAGCGGTTCCGGGAACGTCACCGCCGTGCCCCACACGATGTTCGTGCCCCATACGATGTTGAAGCCCTGCATGTTGGACTTCCCCCATACCTCGTTGGCGCCCCACACGACGTTATTCGGCAGCAGCACCGAAGTGCCCCAGACCAGGTTCGTCCCCCACACGATGTTGGTTCCCCAAACGATGTTGGTTCCCCAGACGATGTTGTTGGCGAGCAGCGAAACCTTTCCGGTGTTCGAGTCGAACACCGCCTTCGGGGAAAGCGCGCGCGTTCCGGCCGGAGCGACCTCGGTGCTGTACAGGGCGGCGAGCGCATCCATGTAGCCCGCTCCTACCGCGAAGATGTCCGACTGCAGCCCGTAGGTGGTCTTCGTCGGCTTGTGGTAGTAGCTGTCTTCCTGCGGCGTGGCGGCCTTTTGCGCGGTCAGCATGAGCCGGGCCTTCACCGTGTCCGGCGACAAGTTCGGCTCGCGGTCGAACATCAGGGCGACCACGCCGGCCACCATGGGCGCGGCCATGCTGGTGCCGCTCAATTTCAGGTACGGCGAGTTTGCGCTGCCGCCGCCCTGCTTGAAGTATTTCATCTTCACCACGGAACTCGGGTATTCCGTGGCCAGGAAGCTGCCCGGGGCGAGGCCGGCGACAATCTGGTTGCCGGGCGCCACCAGGTCCGGCTTGATCACCTGATCGATCAGCGTCGGGCCCTTCGATGAATAGCTGGCCACGCGGTCGTCGGCGCGGGAATCGGTGCCGCGGTCCTTCATCGCGCCGACGGTGATCACCCACGGGCTGTTGCCGGGCGAGCCGATCGTGCCGTAGCCCTTCGTCTTCATCGAATTGTCGCGTCCGCGGTTGCCGGCGGCGGTGACGACGACGATGCCCGCCTGCCAGGCGCGTTCGGCGGCCTGGCACAGCGGATCGAGCGTGTAGCTCTCAAACACCTGGCGCCCGAGCGAGAGATTGATGACCTTGATGTTGTAGGTGTTCTTCAACTCGATGGCGCGGTCAATGGCGGCTACCACCGCCGCGTCCGTACCCGCTCCGTCGTCGCCGAGCACACGCAGGTTGATGATGTTCGCACTCGGCGCCGCGCCGATGAAACTGCGCGTGAATCCGGATCCGCTGGAAAGCGCGGCGTTGCTCGCGATGATGGTGGCGACGTGGGTGCCGTGGCCGTAGCCGTCGGTCGTGGATGGGTCTCCCTCCACGAAGCTCTCCGAGTAGACCAACCGGAGTGCGCCGTTGGCGTACAGATCGCCGTGCGGATTGACTCCGCTGTCGATCACGGCGACGCCGATTCCGGAGCCCTTGAAGCCCAGGTCATGGATGACGTCGGCGTAGACCGCCGGCACGGCGTGGTCGAGGCGGCGGGCGATCGCCCGGTTCGGCGTCACGAAGCGCACGCCTCGCGTCTTCGAAAGCCGGCCAAGGCGGCGGACCGGAATCCGCATGTTGACGGCCGGCAGGTTGACGAATTCCTTCTGGACAGTCCCGAGCGCATTGGTCTGCGCGACGCGGCTGTGAGGAACGCCGGGGTCGTATTGAACGATCACGTCCAGCATCCGGTCCGGCGAACTGGTGACCCCGGGTTCTTGGAGGTCGGCCGAAAGCTTGCTCGCATCGGGCGGCTCCACGGGTTCGGAGACGCCGCCACTCGAGGACGATTGCGCGAACGCCAACGTCGCGGCCAGCAGCGAGATTAGCAGTCGTTGTTTCGTACGCATGACACTTCTTACCGGGCACGACCCGTACCAAACGGGAACGGGGTATAAGTACTGTGAAATGAGTCGTCAAGAGTGGGATGGACTTGGACTTTGGCGGACAGGTTGTCGGGTAGGCGGACTTTTTGTCCGACATTTGCGCCACAATAATTTTCCCAAGACTATTCCTCGCTTGCCGCCCGCTGCGGGCCGATGAGAACCATGAGGGACCGATGGCCATGGAGAAACGAACCGAGTCGAGAGTCGTACTGGGGCAGCCGGTGGAGTTGGCCGTGCTCGATGAAAACGCCGGAGCACGGGCGCCGATGCCGGCAAGCCTGGTCGACCTTTCCGGCCGCGGCGCGGGCCTCCTCGCCGCGCAGGCGATCGAACCCGACCGCGCCGTTCGCATGCGCTGGGGAGACCGCATGTTGCTCGGCGAAGTCTGCTACTGCGAGCCGCATTCGGACGGCTATCGCATCGGCCTGCAGTTCGAACACTCCCTCGTCCACCTGGAGGAACTCGAAAAGCTGCGCCAACGCCTGCTCGGAGAATCGGCCGAGACCATAGCGCCGTCCGTCCTGGCCGGCTGAGTCCTCCCACGAGCCCGGTAGCGGCCTGCCCGCGCGCTATCCTTACAGTGATGCCAAACGCAGGGCCGCGCGACTCGGAGCGCGCGAACGGTTCCACGCGCAAAGTCGCGATCTTCGGTGCTGCCGGCCAATTGGGTGTCGAACTCGCCCGAGTCTTCGAGGACGCCGGCTACTCGGTGCTTCGCCTTACGCGATCCGAAGGTGATATCACCGACCTTGCCGTGGTCGAATCCCACCTTACTCGCTTCAGCCCCTCACTCGTGATCAATTCGGCCGCCTATAACATGGTCGACATCGCCGAAAAAGAAGCGCAAGCTGCTTATATGGTCAACGGACTCGCGGTCCGCAACATGGCCATGGCCTGCCGCCAGTTGGACGCCCGCCTCGTCCATTTCTCCACCGACTACGTCTTCGACGGCCGCGCCGGTCGGCCCTACGTGGAAACCGATGACGTCCATCCGCTGGGGGCGTACGCTGTCTCCAAGCTCGCCGGCGAGCTATACGCGCAGGCCTACCTCGAGAAGCCTCTCATCATCCGGACCTCCGGCGTCTTCGGGCCCGGCGGTTTGAACACGCCGCGCGGCAACTTCGTCGAGTTGATGCTGCGCCTGGCGGCTGGCAGCCAGCCCATCCGCGTCGTCGAAGACCATGTGGCCTCGCCGACCTACGCGCCCGCGCTCGCCGCCCGAACGCTTGCACTTGTGGATGCCGGGGCGAGCGGCGTCTATCACGCCGGCGGCGGCGCCCCCGTCTCCTGGTACGACTACGCGCGAATCATCTTCCGCCTCGCCGGTCTCAAACCGGAACTACGGGCCACCAACGAACGCGAGTATCGCACCGCCGCCCGCCGCCCGAAATACTCCGCTTTGTCGAACGCAAAGATGGAGAAAGCGGGCATCGCGCCGATGCCGCCGCTCGAAGAGGCGGTGGCCGCCTACCTGGAGGCGCGCAAGGCGGCGAGTATGCTGAAGGCATGAGTCTCCGGCGGCACCGTAAGGCCGTCTTCATCGCCCTCGGCACAGCCACCGTCCTCGTGGCGGTGGGAATGAACGTAAGCTGGATCGTGCTCAACTGGCGCGAAGGCGTGAAGCTGGCGCTCGGCGCGGTGCTGTTCACCGTCATCATCGCCGGCGTGGTGCTCAACACCGCGTTCCTGGTGCGCGAGATCCGGCGAAATGAGCAGCACAACAACTTCATCAATGCCGTCACGCACGAATTGAAGACGCCGGTCGCCTCCATTCGCCTCTATCTCGAAACACTCAAGACCCGCCCCGTCGACGAGGCCAAGCGGCGGCAGTTCTACGACATCATGCTCGAGGATTCCGACCGCCTGCTCGAGACCATCGAGCAGGTGTTGCGCGCCGGACAGGAGACGTCGGGCCGCCACCCGGAACCGGTGCTGGTGAATCTCGCCGAGACCATCGAACACAGCCTGACGCTCGCGCGCAGCCGCCACCACCTGGCCGGCGACGCGCTCGAGTTCGTCAACCGGCTTCCGGCCGGCGCGACCGTGCTCGGCGACCCCGACGATCTCCGCGTCGCG
Proteins encoded:
- a CDS encoding c-type cytochrome; amino-acid sequence: MLLPHRPILLFSFALAAVAAPPDGMSKTEWGRYLAVEVGKCAECHTPKTADGKLDGEKWMKGKVMEVQPIETIEDWHKTSPDITPSGRLWKRWGGEEAMVKYLTTGLTPRGRPAGPPMPAFKLKQEDAEAIVEYLKTLK
- a CDS encoding LysR family transcriptional regulator codes for the protein MDLDQLHTFLEIVRLKSFSKAAQTCFRTQPAISAQVRQLEQELNASLFDRLGTRIALTPAGRIFAEYAEQILDLRRRAGESIAELERSPRGELVIAANEATCIYVLPKVFSEYKDLFPNIQLQVERSYGSRIVEAVVDNQADFGVTQLPVADKRVQVVRVYSDEIQAIVPPGHTLAASASVRAKDVLPYPLLMPRSGTTRTRLNEWLEIVEPELNISMELDATEMAKRFVMAGLGIGFVASSHCREEVAEGRLVARPLGPEPMLRSVGLIYRKDKSFSKAGLAFIQVILDHAEDDVGAAVAQKA
- a CDS encoding S8 family peptidase — translated: MRTKQRLLISLLAATLAFAQSSSSGGVSEPVEPPDASKLSADLQEPGVTSSPDRMLDVIVQYDPGVPHSRVAQTNALGTVQKEFVNLPAVNMRIPVRRLGRLSKTRGVRFVTPNRAIARRLDHAVPAVYADVIHDLGFKGSGIGVAVIDSGVNPHGDLYANGALRLVYSESFVEGDPSTTDGYGHGTHVATIIASNAALSSGSGFTRSFIGAAPSANIINLRVLGDDGAGTDAAVVAAIDRAIELKNTYNIKVINLSLGRQVFESYTLDPLCQAAERAWQAGIVVVTAAGNRGRDNSMKTKGYGTIGSPGNSPWVITVGAMKDRGTDSRADDRVASYSSKGPTLIDQVIKPDLVAPGNQIVAGLAPGSFLATEYPSSVVKMKYFKQGGGSANSPYLKLSGTSMAAPMVAGVVALMFDREPNLSPDTVKARLMLTAQKAATPQEDSYYHKPTKTTYGLQSDIFAVGAGYMDALAALYSTEVAPAGTRALSPKAVFDSNTGKVSLLANNIVWGTNIVWGTNIVWGTNLVWGTSVLLPNNVVWGANEVWGKSNMQGFNIVWGTNIVWGTAVTFPEPLSAEGDVDEE
- a CDS encoding PilZ domain-containing protein; amino-acid sequence: MEKRTESRVVLGQPVELAVLDENAGARAPMPASLVDLSGRGAGLLAAQAIEPDRAVRMRWGDRMLLGEVCYCEPHSDGYRIGLQFEHSLVHLEELEKLRQRLLGESAETIAPSVLAG
- the rfbD gene encoding dTDP-4-dehydrorhamnose reductase, which gives rise to MPNAGPRDSERANGSTRKVAIFGAAGQLGVELARVFEDAGYSVLRLTRSEGDITDLAVVESHLTRFSPSLVINSAAYNMVDIAEKEAQAAYMVNGLAVRNMAMACRQLDARLVHFSTDYVFDGRAGRPYVETDDVHPLGAYAVSKLAGELYAQAYLEKPLIIRTSGVFGPGGLNTPRGNFVELMLRLAAGSQPIRVVEDHVASPTYAPALAARTLALVDAGASGVYHAGGGAPVSWYDYARIIFRLAGLKPELRATNEREYRTAARRPKYSALSNAKMEKAGIAPMPPLEEAVAAYLEARKAASMLKA
- a CDS encoding HAMP domain-containing sensor histidine kinase; the protein is MSLRRHRKAVFIALGTATVLVAVGMNVSWIVLNWREGVKLALGAVLFTVIIAGVVLNTAFLVREIRRNEQHNNFINAVTHELKTPVASIRLYLETLKTRPVDEAKRRQFYDIMLEDSDRLLETIEQVLRAGQETSGRHPEPVLVNLAETIEHSLTLARSRHHLAGDALEFVNRLPAGATVLGDPDDLRVALLNLVDNAVKYSGQTVAVAVELARGERGRYLVNVRDQGIGIPTHELKPIFERFHRIRNAATARVKGTGLGLFIVNSIAKRHRGRVYAASEGSGLGSTFTLELPPAQEKES